TGGATTCGAATCAGGAGGATATACAGAGATCGCTTCTTCGTTATTCATCAGCCCTTCTCTGGCGCGCTCGCCCCGTGGTGCTagtctttgtcttcctgtctccacGCGCCTACACACAAGAAGCCACTTCCAAGAACTGAACCTACACTCGTTTCCACCCTTTTCctgctttttcctgtcttctgaAAAAACCCGATTCTTCCTcatctcgcctcttcttttcatCCCCCCAATTCTTCGTGACACACTAGAGTgtggtgtacgtacacttaGGCGGACAGATCTGCAGTTCGcccgtcgccgctgcttcgctcCCATCTTTTCGctcgttttcgcgttcgAATGTTGaatcctctttctcttggtTAGAAGTGTCACCACTCTTTTCGTCCCCTGCGGCAACGCTGACGGCCGGTACATCTCTCCCTCGGTGGAAGCTTCGTTAAACATTCACGTACCGGTGTGCGCCCCTgcgcctatatatatatatatatatatacttacaAATTCGAAGAGTTTGACCTTCATTTTCAGACAGAGTTTTGCAAAGATGGCAGGCCGTAGCACGCAAGCGATGTACGATCGCCACATCACCATTTTCTCGCCCGATGGAAACCTGTACCAAGTTGGTAAGGACAAACGCGCTTTTTTTTGTGTCCCAACATGTTTCTCCGGTCTTTGGAGACATCAGAAACTACGTGgattttctttttcccacACAAAATCGCGGGCGATTATTCATGCGTATACTATGTGTGTACGTAACGGGTATATATGCACACGGTTTCAAAGTTTCTGTCGCTGTTTCGCACTGGCAGCCCCTATATACACAGGTACCTATGTGCATTCATAGACAGGACTGTAATCCCATGTGCCTGTATGTGGTTTCACGTCTCTATACTTACTATGGAAGGTTTTATTCTCTATCGTGGTGCAAGTAAATCTATGCCCTTCCAAACGCCTAGTTCGTGACTTCGCCGTGTCCATCGTCCGGTTGTTTTGCCTCCACGTCGTCGTCTCCTTagtccctcttctcttctcgttttttttttgtgcGGAAGGAGATGTCGGGAGACAGtcggagacaaaaaagaggagatgaaaagaagagcgggagaagaggaatgTGGATcaaagggaaagggaagaaaactgCTGAAGCAACGCGCAAACGTTTGAGTTGCATTTTGGTCTCTGCTGATCCTCGTCGCCATCGCACAGCACAGGATAcctctttccctgtctcctttctttggCCGCTCGTCCGatcgtctcctgtctcgcaAGTTTCCACTCTTGTGCGTCCATGTTCCCTCCACTTCTTCGCCAGCACGTCTTCCCTTCGTCCACTCTCCCTGACTCCTCCcagctgcttcctcttctgtgtctttgtTCTTTcactccttttctctcagtctcAGCGTCCCCTTGATGCCTCACACTAAACGCCTGGCCCTCAATCGGCAACTTGTCCGTGTACCTGCTATCTTTGTGTCTACATAGACGCACGTGGCAACTcgtgtgcatatgcatacactTATATACCTTTTGTTGCTAGGGCTGTTTGTCAAAGGCGACCGCGGCGTTCATGGACAGCCCCACTTActgaaatatatatatatatatatgtcccTATGTGGATGTTGAGAGATTTCCCAATTTGGGCCTGTACCTCGTTGTGTTAACACTGGTGCTGATTCGTGCACCTGATCTACGTCTCTGTACAAGCGCTTACGTATGCATGGATGGATACCCGTATGTAAACATGACATGAACATATGCATTTATGTATTTTTTGTACTCGAGTGTATGTTGTTGTGTTTGCAGAGTACGCGATGAAGGCAGTGCGAAACTGCAACTTGACGTGCGTGGCGATGAAGGGCGACgacagcgcatgcatcgtCGTGCAGAAGAAAGTCGCGGCGCAGCAGTTGACGCAAGTAGGAGGCATTCTCACGGGAAGTGTGTGGTGATTCAAATGTGAAGGGTTCGTCTGTGCGCTCGCAGGGATCTTGCAAAGTGGAAATGTGCAAGATCGCGTGTGTTTCGTGTCGTACAATGCCCATGCATGCCACACGCAGGAGTCCTGCTCTAAAAACAAGAGTAGAACCAAGGCCAGCAGCGTATGTGTGAGTCTGTTTGGAGGGGTGCATGCAAGGCCCCAGCGTTTCCCATTGCAGGCCGTGGTTCTGTTCTCTACCAGCGTCGATGTTTTGTGAGGAAAGGTCGCCTCCAGCTGGAACGCGGGCCAGGCCGCGGATGTGCACGCGTGCATTCCATGCGTAGCCCGCTGCAGTGTATGCGGAGTTCCAGCCGTCTGTGCACGTGTCTTTTGAGCTCCAGGGGAAGCCTTTGAGTTGCTTATCGGAAGCAAAGACCATTTTGGTGAATCAGAGACTACCccgcctgcgtcttttcaCAGGACAAGCACCTCGACagctccttcgtctcctcacTGTACACACTCTCCCCGACCATCGGCAGTTGCCTCGTTGGAGTCTTCCCCGACTGCCGCAGCATCGCTTTCCGCGCACGACAGGAAGCAGGTACTTGCAAATAAAGACTTCTCACCTGACAGCCGAAAACGCAAAACACCCAGATCTCCACGTCTTCAGTCACTTGCACTCTACGCAAGCACAGATAATTttttatatatgcatactACATATGTGTATTTATGGGTCTATGtgtggagaaggcggcgagtgGGAAGGAGCACCTGGCATTTTAAGGACCTTGAGGAAGGCGTCAGGGTGGTtctatgtgcatgcatacacccGTGCGCCTGCACCGGGGTAGGGGAAGTTGCATTCCCTAGAGGGCTCCTCGGCGAGTGCCTAACGAATCCGCGCATATGCGGATGTGCTCGGTTGCACAAAAAGCTGGGCGAGTAGGGAAGAGCCCTTGCAACGTGTGTGCACGAATCGTTTCTGTTCTATGGAGGGAGCAACCTGCGCCAGGACTCACGATCCTGAGTCACGtcatagagagagagatgcatcTGCGTGTATGggatgcgtgcatgcagctgttCATTGACAGGGAGAGTCTTCGAGAGTTCCCCGTACGGGGCATGTAGGCCGCCGGCGACTCCTTCAGAGGCTGCGGTGTCCCTCGACGTGTTTACGATTTCGATCCCTGTTTTGTGGGTGTGTTTCTCGTTACCGAGAGCAGTgacgccgtctctcctgtcgcaGTGTAGGCCACCACTTGAGTGGCTGCAGAAGCAATcacgtgtctctgtcttttttcgagTCTTTCCTGCCTCGTTGATTAGGAGAGTTTGCGTACAAGAACGGCTACGACATGCCTGTCTACGCCCTCGCGAAGCGAATCGCCGATATCAACCAGGTGTACACGCAGTTCGCGTACATGCGTCTCCACGCATGCAGTAAGAAACCCAAGTTTCTTCCATGAAGATTAcacagagcagagagaatcAGGAGGGACGACCGAAGCTTCCCTCGTATGTACGAGTGCATAGATATGTGCGTATCTGTACTGGCGGATTTAGGCACGCATGTATTTGTCTGTGAAGGTGTTTCAAACTGTAGGTATGTGGGggcagtgtgtgtgtctgggCGCCTGTCAAAGTTTCCGCATGCATGTGAGAATGTCTGTGCGTGTTTGTCCAGCTGGTATCATGATATCCTATGACGAAGAAGCTGGTCCCTCCATCTACAAATTCGACCCCGCAGGCTTCTTTGCCGGCTACAAGGCAAGTCGGAATCTTTTCCTACGCGCCACACGCTACACGACCTCCGGTTCTCCTCATTCCACATTAGGTCTTTGCCGATCCCAGGTCCTCGTTTCGtacgcgaaggagaggaaggcggggaTGACCGAGGTGACAGTctcactgcatgcatgcgtgccgtTTTGCTGAGGAAAGATCTTTCTAAGGTGGTCTGATAACAGAAAAGGAtcagcttctctcctctttggtGGGAAAGGGACGAAGCCAACCGTttgcgtttgcatgcgtctggTGTGTGTCGACCGATGAAGATCTGTATGTGCGTGCATCTAGGCCTTTATGGTTGCGGGTCCTTGTGGGTGTAGGCTGTATAAAGTTCATGCTTGATTACTGGCGATTTTCTGTGAGATTCCTCCAAGTGTTTTGCTGTGTTTCCCCTGTTTTCAGGCTTGTGCATCGGGCACGAAAGAGCAGGTAGGAAATGAAGTGGACTTTtcttgccgtctctcctcacctCTCTCGCGACGGTGTCGGTTTCGATTTCCTCGCTGCGGTGTCGTGTGCCATCTCTCTTGTATAACTGAAGGAGTTCGTTTGTTTATCCCAGGAGTCACTCACTAGAGTCCCCCCGTGCTGTCGGTGTTTCCTTACATGCCCATCTGTGTGTGGACATATAAGCAGCCTGCGTGCCTGAAACACGATGAGCAGGCAttatgcatgcgcatgttTTTACACACCTGTGTCTGATGGAGAGACCCGGGGCAGACTACCTGGCTCCGTACACACCTGGGCGTCGGACGCTGTGCGTGTTTTTCCCTTGAGAACGTGGATGCTCTGCGTGGTGCTCGAGTGGAGGGACGTTTCGTTGTTTTTCCCCCCATAGGAGGCGACAAACATTCTGGAAAAGATGGTAAAGAAGCGCCCGCGCACAACCCCGAAGGAGGTGATTGAGTGCGCCATATCGGCAATGCAGCATGTCCTCGCCATGGACTTCAAAGCCTCCGACATCGAAGTCGGTGTCGTCACGAAAGACCATCCTGCCTTCAGGTGAGAAAGACGCACCGTGCAAAATGCAAAAACTATCAGAAACGAGGCCACGTGAGGTCACCGCGGGTTTGCCGTCTGCGGCATATCGCGGTTTCGGAGTCTCCCGGGGGCAAGTCGGAGACAATTGCTCGactgaagaaaagaaaagaacgccTGGTTGGCAAGGACCACGATCGGAGCATCGAAACCCGCATAGGGCGTTCCCACGTATACAGGTTTCTTGAGGGGAGACATATTGGCGACAGCCATGCACACGAAGGTgtacgtgcatatatgtaggtaTTCCGTTCTTTCTGTGGGGGTTCTTCTTTCAGGATTTTGTCGGAGCAGGAAGTCGAGGACCATTTGACGTCGATCGCTGAGAGGGAGTAGTGGGCCGTCGCACACCTCTGCTAGCCTCTGGACAACGTCTGTCTTTCGGAGTGCTCTCCGGCCTGGTCGCGTTCTGGTGTTTTTTCCACTGCGCACGCCTATAGATGTTTTTCTGCGGATCTATTGTATCGTATATTGGATTTGTGACTGTTCTTTCTATCGCACACGTATACCGGCATGCTCCTCTTTGTGTCCATGTATACGGGTACACACGAGTATCCTGTAATGCATGTGAGTGCGTCGTGTTTTGTCCCAGATTCGGGATGCGAGTGAAGGAGTTGTATTCAAGAGCCTATGACTTtgccgaagaaaagaaacgcattctccagaaaaaagaTACAGGGGGCTAGGAAGAAAACTCCACCGTGACTTGCTGCTTCCAGCTCTACggtggaaaaggaaaacggcgcgGATCCCGAACGCGAACATTTTCCAGTTTAGAAGCAGTGACATCGCCTATCTTGTTTCGATGCCCATCGAGAGATTCTTTCATCTCAGTGTCGCGTCGCTCGAAGCGAAAGTCACCGGCAGCTTGCCATCTTTCTAGCACACAAGAACGCGGAGACTATTGACGGACGAAAAAGATAAGCCACCTAACGAGAGGAACTGTTTTTGAAATTAGAATTGAGCACGCCCACAAGGCACACAACGACAGGTTGTGGGACCGTAGGAATGACAAACAGAATAAAACATAGGACTCGAATAAAGTGCGTACCCTCATTCAAGGACGTATGACATGGAGCACACTGATGTTGatggacgagaaggaagcgtgAAGAGTTTGCAGCGAAGAACCTGACACCATGTTTCCGTCGGGGCACACAAGGAACCCTCCGACTCAGGTGTctgagaagcgcgagaaccGGAAAGCCTCGAgcgggaggaaacagagagtaTACCCGAGGCAGAGCACTGGATTCGATACCCAGGGAGCTGAGCTCCCACTAATAAGAGTCAGTATCAGTCACCAGGCATGCATACCCATCAGATAGCAACTGAAGATAGACTCCCTATCCAGTTTAAAGTTTAAACGTAATGCAGCTACAGAACTTAGGAAAGTAGGA
This region of Neospora caninum Liverpool complete genome, chromosome VI genomic DNA includes:
- a CDS encoding Proteasome subunit alpha type,related, giving the protein MAGRSTQAMYDRHITIFSPDGNLYQVEYAMKAVRNCNLTCVAMKGDDSACIVVQKKVAAQQLTQDKHLDSSFVSSLYTLSPTIGSCLVGVFPDCRSIAFRARQEAGEFAYKNGYDMPVYALAKRIADINQVYTQFAYMRLHACTGIMISYDEEAGPSIYKFDPAGFFAGYKASRNLFLRATRYTTSGSPHSTLGLCRSQVLVSYAKERKAGMTEACASGTKEQEATNILEKMVKKRPRTTPKEVIECAISAMQHVLAMDFKASDIEVGVVTKDHPAFRILSEQEVEDHLTSIAERE